The proteins below are encoded in one region of Williamsoniiplasma luminosum:
- a CDS encoding dihydroorotase codes for MNILLKNISLIQDKKIVIKDVLIENQNITRIEKQINDAKNAEMFDGKNLFLTPGLIDVHTHTRTPGFEYKEDLSSFNQAAIHGGITTVCAMANIDPIPDNPETYQRIQKQLSTFSVIDIYQMGAVTKDLKTNEIVDFYQLKMVGAKWFSNDGFGIQSKRTMEKILIEIKKHDLLISTHLESNQIKKHGMMDQTNFTKKHNIASFDKSSEYLQLARDIELLKVTNARYHAGHISTKESVDLIRKAKAEGLNITCEVTPNHLLLTSEMIQNDSGIYKINPPIRTEVDRQSLIIGLQDGTIDCIATDHAPHTSEEKKIPINQAAFGMIGLDFSFSLMYTHLVKTNLLSLQQLIDKMHTNPNKIFRLNANQIKVGEIANLVVWDLNKKYEINKHNLKSKQTNTPFLNQEVFAENQLVIIKGKKIFQKEDI; via the coding sequence ATGAACATCTTATTAAAAAACATTAGTTTAATTCAAGATAAAAAAATAGTGATCAAAGATGTTTTGATTGAAAATCAAAACATCACAAGAATTGAAAAACAAATTAATGATGCTAAAAATGCAGAAATGTTTGATGGAAAAAATCTCTTTTTAACTCCAGGTTTAATTGATGTTCATACCCATACAAGAACTCCTGGTTTTGAATATAAAGAAGATTTATCATCATTCAATCAAGCGGCCATTCATGGTGGAATTACAACGGTTTGTGCAATGGCAAATATTGATCCTATTCCAGATAATCCAGAAACTTATCAAAGAATTCAAAAGCAACTTTCAACATTTTCAGTGATTGATATTTATCAAATGGGAGCTGTTACAAAAGATTTGAAGACAAATGAAATAGTTGATTTTTATCAACTGAAAATGGTTGGTGCAAAATGATTTTCAAATGATGGTTTTGGAATTCAAAGCAAAAGAACCATGGAAAAAATTTTGATTGAAATCAAAAAACATGATCTCTTAATAAGTACACATTTGGAATCAAATCAAATCAAAAAACATGGGATGATGGATCAAACCAATTTTACTAAAAAACATAATATTGCGAGCTTTGATAAGTCATCAGAATATCTTCAATTAGCAAGAGATATTGAATTATTAAAAGTGACAAATGCACGTTATCATGCGGGTCATATTTCAACAAAAGAATCAGTTGATTTAATTCGAAAAGCTAAAGCAGAAGGATTAAATATAACATGTGAAGTTACTCCTAATCACTTATTATTAACATCAGAAATGATTCAAAATGATAGTGGAATATATAAAATCAATCCGCCAATCAGAACTGAGGTTGATCGTCAATCATTAATCATTGGTTTGCAAGATGGTACCATTGATTGTATTGCCACCGATCATGCTCCTCACACGAGTGAGGAGAAAAAAATTCCGATCAATCAAGCAGCATTTGGGATGATCGGATTAGATTTTTCATTTAGTTTAATGTACACACATTTGGTCAAAACAAATCTGCTCTCTCTACAACAATTAATTGATAAAATGCACACCAATCCCAATAAAATATTTAGATTAAACGCAAACCAAATTAAGGTTGGAGAAATTGCAAATTTGGTAGTTTGAGATTTAAACAAGAAATATGAAATTAATAAACATAATCTCAAATCAAAACAAACCAACACACCTTTTCTCAATCAAGAAGTCTTTGCAGAAAATCAATTAGTGATAATCAAAGGTAAAAAAATTTTTCAGAAAGAAGACATATAA
- the trxA gene encoding thioredoxin has product MSKIIQITSKTQFDEVIANNAKVLVDFKAEWCGPCKMLNPIIEQLAEQEKNVAVVQVDVDKNQDLALEYKIMSIPAIMVYENQKVKSQHTGFMPLNKLQEMVK; this is encoded by the coding sequence ATGTCAAAAATTATTCAAATAACATCAAAGACTCAATTTGATGAAGTTATCGCCAATAACGCAAAAGTTTTAGTAGATTTCAAGGCTGAATGATGTGGGCCATGTAAGATGCTAAATCCAATTATTGAACAATTAGCAGAACAAGAAAAAAATGTTGCAGTGGTTCAAGTTGATGTTGATAAAAATCAAGATCTAGCATTAGAATATAAGATCATGTCAATTCCAGCAATTATGGTTTATGAAAATCAAAAAGTAAAATCACAACACACTGGATTTATGCCACTAAATAAATTGCAAGAAATGGTAAAATAA
- the pyrE gene encoding orotate phosphoribosyltransferase: MSNKKDIIKALIQAEAIQLNFDKYFTWTSGIKSPIYCDMRLLTGDVETREMIIDAFIESIQKNYPQTNLIAGVASSGISWAAMIAQKMQLPMVYVRSSTKEYGAGRQIEGSFNSGQKVLVIEDLISTGSSCLNAVSVLKTIGLEVLGVQAIATYELQKSLVNFQKHNTTLKALISIKDLIDYFESYHLFTTLEIDELKKFLSILDN; the protein is encoded by the coding sequence ATGAGTAACAAAAAAGATATTATAAAAGCCTTAATTCAGGCTGAAGCAATTCAATTAAATTTTGATAAATATTTTACTTGAACAAGTGGAATAAAAAGTCCAATTTATTGTGATATGCGTTTGCTAACTGGTGATGTTGAAACAAGAGAAATGATCATTGATGCGTTTATTGAAAGTATTCAAAAAAATTATCCTCAAACAAATTTAATTGCTGGAGTTGCTAGTTCGGGAATTAGTTGAGCGGCCATGATTGCCCAAAAAATGCAATTACCAATGGTTTATGTTCGTAGTTCAACAAAAGAATATGGAGCAGGAAGACAGATTGAGGGTAGTTTCAATTCTGGACAAAAAGTTTTAGTGATTGAAGATTTAATTTCGACCGGATCTAGTTGCTTGAATGCTGTTTCAGTTTTAAAAACAATTGGTCTAGAAGTGTTGGGAGTACAAGCAATTGCAACTTATGAGTTGCAAAAATCACTGGTTAATTTTCAAAAACATAATACAACTTTAAAAGCCTTAATCAGCATTAAGGATTTGATTGATTATTTTGAAAGTTATCATCTTTTTACAACATTAGAAATTGATGAATTAAAAAAATTTTTATCAATTCTTGATAATTAA
- a CDS encoding aspartate carbamoyltransferase catalytic subunit, translating to MWKGNMKTQLKHLLTIEQLTDQEIMELINLAKKFKASNNDKDAKNKLDKTNEHTVVGNLFFETSTRTHKSFEIAEKKLGIETIDLNVATSAVQKGESLYDTVLTMNAIGVDALVIRHPDIEYYKPLIESQTIKCSIINGGDGSGEHPTQSLLDLMTIYEEFEKFKGLKIAIVGDLKHSRVARSNMKILKRLGAEIYFAGPREWYVEQEFGHFGKFIDIDTMIDQLDVVMFLRVQLERHTEQEFKQNSFLEKYGLSNTRYAKLKHNAIVMHPCPVNRDVEMGTETIEAPKSRLVAQMANGVFMRMAILRTILRDKF from the coding sequence ATGTGAAAGGGAAATATGAAAACACAATTAAAACACTTATTAACAATCGAACAATTAACTGATCAAGAGATTATGGAATTAATTAATTTAGCTAAAAAATTCAAAGCAAGTAATAATGATAAAGATGCAAAAAATAAATTAGATAAAACAAATGAACATACAGTGGTTGGTAATTTATTTTTTGAAACTTCAACCAGAACTCATAAAAGTTTTGAAATTGCTGAAAAGAAATTAGGAATCGAAACCATTGATTTAAATGTTGCAACAAGTGCTGTCCAAAAAGGTGAAAGTTTATATGATACTGTCTTAACCATGAATGCAATTGGGGTGGATGCGTTAGTGATTAGGCATCCAGACATTGAATACTATAAACCATTAATAGAATCACAAACCATTAAATGTTCGATTATAAATGGAGGTGATGGGTCTGGGGAACATCCAACTCAATCACTGTTAGATTTAATGACTATTTATGAAGAGTTTGAAAAATTCAAAGGATTAAAAATCGCAATTGTGGGTGATTTAAAACATTCACGTGTCGCTCGTTCAAATATGAAAATTTTAAAAAGACTTGGTGCTGAAATTTACTTTGCGGGGCCACGTGAATGATATGTTGAACAAGAATTTGGTCACTTTGGTAAATTCATTGATATTGATACAATGATTGATCAACTTGATGTCGTGATGTTTTTACGAGTTCAATTAGAACGACACACTGAACAAGAATTTAAGCAAAATAGTTTCTTGGAAAAATATGGTTTATCAAATACAAGATATGCCAAACTAAAACATAACGCAATTGTGATGCACCCTTGCCCTGTTAATCGTGATGTGGAAATGGGAACTGAAACAATCGAAGCACCAAAATCAAGATTGGTTGCGCAAATGGCAAATGGGGTTTTTATGAGAATGGCAATTTTAAGAACGATTTTAAGGGATAAATTTTAA
- the pyrR gene encoding bifunctional pyr operon transcriptional regulator/uracil phosphoribosyltransferase PyrR: MQKILLDYQAIQRSISRICHEIIESSKGTQNLILAGIRTNGVYLAQRISQKIQEIENVKIDVIELDISGFRDDIEIRTKDFVIDRNLNDFNVVIVDDVLFTGRTIRAALDCILTNYRPKKIALAVLIDRGHRELPIRADFVGKNIPTSFSERVDVKLSEIDNEDIVQITNE; encoded by the coding sequence ATGCAAAAAATATTATTAGATTACCAAGCAATTCAACGCTCAATTAGTCGTATTTGCCATGAAATTATTGAAAGTTCAAAGGGAACGCAAAATTTAATTTTGGCAGGTATTAGAACTAATGGAGTTTATTTAGCTCAACGTATCAGTCAAAAAATTCAAGAAATTGAAAACGTTAAAATTGACGTGATTGAATTAGATATTTCTGGATTTCGTGATGACATTGAAATTAGAACCAAGGATTTTGTTATTGATCGAAATTTAAATGATTTCAACGTTGTTATTGTTGATGACGTTTTATTTACTGGCCGCACAATTCGTGCAGCATTGGATTGCATTTTAACAAACTACCGTCCAAAAAAAATTGCTTTAGCTGTCTTGATTGACCGCGGGCATAGAGAATTACCAATTAGAGCAGATTTTGTTGGAAAGAACATTCCAACATCATTTAGTGAAAGAGTCGATGTTAAATTATCAGAAATTGATAATGAAGATATTGTGCAAATCACTAATGAGTAG
- a CDS encoding AEC family transporter, with the protein MALPALALKSFLVDINTSTLTEAFIVMLIGGIFFTLVTFGSQFFFYKTRPSLKVSLGMVVAFPSAAYFGFPILLASFSEQKAEILTMSSMFLVAFWILLSTGAIYYFQKPLLNKEHLTSDLNRETYKYQLNWKNLKPVVLNPVLIATFIGFLLWISQLIPGINLIPNSKSDLVSISRIDVYIPGVNKILEILSLMASPLAWLAIGTVVAKGQLVKALKNKIVWYTVFLRNILMPLIALLIILFFAWIGDLSHGFRLSTLVLMLMIAIVASPTATTIVSYAIAFHREQALVSETTSLTILTSFITLPLWIFVAGLIGISTGLFT; encoded by the coding sequence GTGGCATTACCGGCATTAGCATTAAAAAGTTTTTTGGTTGATATTAACACATCAACATTAACTGAAGCATTTATTGTTATGTTAATTGGAGGTATTTTCTTTACTTTAGTTACGTTTGGATCTCAATTCTTTTTTTACAAAACAAGACCATCTTTAAAAGTTTCTTTAGGAATGGTTGTGGCTTTTCCATCTGCTGCTTATTTTGGTTTTCCCATTTTACTAGCTTCATTCAGTGAACAAAAAGCCGAAATCTTAACGATGTCGAGTATGTTTTTAGTGGCTTTTTGAATTTTGTTATCAACTGGGGCAATTTATTATTTTCAAAAACCGCTTTTAAATAAAGAACACTTAACAAGTGATTTAAATCGAGAAACATACAAATATCAATTAAATTGAAAAAATTTAAAACCAGTGGTTTTAAACCCAGTTTTAATTGCTACTTTTATTGGTTTTTTACTTTGAATTAGTCAATTAATTCCGGGAATTAATTTAATCCCTAATTCAAAAAGTGATTTAGTTTCAATTAGTAGAATTGATGTTTATATCCCAGGGGTTAATAAAATTTTAGAAATCTTAAGTTTGATGGCAAGTCCACTAGCATGATTAGCAATTGGGACAGTTGTTGCCAAAGGGCAACTGGTAAAAGCTTTGAAAAATAAAATTGTTTGATATACAGTCTTTTTAAGAAACATCTTAATGCCTTTAATTGCCCTTTTAATCATTCTATTTTTTGCTTGAATTGGAGATTTAAGTCATGGTTTTCGTCTTTCAACACTGGTGTTAATGTTAATGATTGCAATTGTTGCAAGTCCGACAGCCACAACCATTGTGAGTTACGCCATTGCTTTTCATCGAGAACAAGCATTAGTTTCAGAAACCACATCTTTAACCATATTGACCTCCTTTATAACATTACCACTTTGAATTTTTGTCGCTGGTTTGATTGGTATCTCAACAGGTTTATTCACTTAA
- a CDS encoding alpha/beta hydrolase gives MKKYKYNWWRILMLVMTFPVSIFIGIKFKNKSLNSCFQYNRDNNIQEFLDDLKKKNMQLEIPIDLIENFDIQSDKGNISALKLMHENSDKWVIGLHGWTENKFLALRLVMHIYNMGYNVITFDAFAHGKSYGEKTDFGYSTIPLVDEIIMHLKTDYKPKEIGLIGNSMGASAAILYGETGAYASDVKWIIADSGFSNLNNQFNSSMEGMFKINWIFLNMFIPHGFKKITGLDPRQYDLLKKINYDIPTMFIHSKTDTFVPCWMSQVMFEKHGNSNDVLWTPTGPDHFNVIADLNQEYKEKTKKFINKKLAE, from the coding sequence ATGAAAAAATATAAATATAATTGATGAAGGATTTTAATGCTGGTGATGACATTTCCGGTTTCAATTTTTATAGGAATTAAATTCAAAAACAAATCTCTAAATTCTTGTTTTCAATATAATAGAGATAATAATATTCAAGAATTTTTAGATGACTTAAAAAAGAAAAATATGCAATTAGAAATCCCGATTGATTTAATTGAAAACTTTGATATTCAATCTGATAAAGGTAATATCAGTGCTTTAAAATTAATGCATGAAAATTCTGACAAATGAGTTATTGGGCTACATGGTTGAACTGAAAATAAATTTCTAGCTTTGAGATTGGTAATGCACATTTACAACATGGGTTATAATGTGATTACTTTTGATGCTTTTGCTCATGGAAAAAGTTATGGAGAAAAAACCGATTTTGGTTATTCAACCATTCCATTAGTTGATGAAATTATTATGCATCTTAAAACAGATTATAAACCTAAAGAAATAGGATTAATCGGAAATAGTATGGGGGCATCAGCTGCTATTCTATATGGCGAAACCGGAGCTTATGCAAGTGATGTAAAATGGATTATCGCTGATAGTGGATTTTCAAATTTAAATAATCAATTTAATTCCTCAATGGAAGGAATGTTTAAGATTAATTGAATCTTTTTAAATATGTTTATTCCTCATGGATTTAAAAAAATAACAGGTTTAGATCCAAGACAATATGATTTATTAAAAAAAATTAATTACGATATTCCAACAATGTTTATTCATTCTAAAACCGATACTTTTGTGCCTTGTTGGATGAGTCAAGTAATGTTTGAAAAACATGGTAATTCAAATGATGTTCTATGAACACCAACTGGTCCAGACCATTTCAATGTGATTGCCGATCTCAATCAAGAATATAAAGAAAAAACAAAAAAATTTATCAATAAAAAACTTGCCGAGTAA
- the pyrF gene encoding orotidine-5'-phosphate decarboxylase codes for MKSKPIIALDFSNQKDLDHFLNQFKNEKLFLKVGLELFVKFGSNIITQLKNQGHQIFIDLKLHDIPNTVENAFTNLIELNPDIITVHAAGGVDMLKNLRQIIDEHQASTKIFAVTILTSINNEVLSEQWKVNKTVEQQVLDFAQIAKSAQLDGVVCSVGEVEQIKQKFGSDFLCLTPGIRNHLKHSDQKRVATIQEAKQAKSDFIVVGREITKSSKPYETYLEIKKVWEENE; via the coding sequence ATGAAATCAAAACCAATCATCGCTTTAGATTTTTCAAATCAAAAAGATTTAGATCATTTTTTGAATCAATTTAAAAATGAAAAACTTTTTCTAAAAGTTGGTTTAGAATTATTTGTGAAATTTGGTTCAAATATAATTACCCAATTAAAAAATCAAGGTCATCAAATATTTATTGATTTAAAATTACACGATATTCCGAACACAGTTGAAAATGCATTCACAAATCTGATTGAATTAAATCCTGACATTATCACGGTTCATGCTGCTGGTGGGGTTGATATGTTAAAAAATTTAAGACAAATCATTGATGAACACCAAGCATCAACTAAAATTTTTGCAGTCACAATTTTAACTTCAATTAATAATGAAGTTTTATCTGAACAATGAAAAGTGAACAAAACAGTCGAACAACAAGTGCTTGATTTTGCACAAATTGCAAAATCAGCTCAATTAGATGGAGTAGTTTGTTCGGTTGGTGAAGTTGAGCAAATTAAACAAAAGTTTGGATCAGATTTTTTGTGTTTGACCCCAGGAATTAGAAATCATCTAAAACATAGCGATCAAAAAAGAGTGGCCACAATTCAAGAGGCCAAACAAGCAAAATCTGATTTCATTGTTGTTGGGAGAGAAATTACTAAAAGTTCTAAACCATATGAAACATATTTAGAAATTAAGAAAGTGTGAGAAGAAAATGAGTAA
- a CDS encoding Cof-type HAD-IIB family hydrolase translates to MIKMIVTDIDGTIFRNKKIHELDKQAILDAQAHGIFFTLATGRSAKNIWPIAKQLELKDLEVPIIGHNGGQIYKFNENGTFEIIYDFNFTKEDNDTIFALAKKYKVHIYSYCANPDIAFVTNRRNPIFVSFRIHSKRKSYTYNQQTCALGEISKMIVFGKTKKMIAFRKEVEALGFPTFSFSRVTNAKQNIEIAPRGINKAKGIEFVAKQFNIKPEEIMFFGDGENDIDALKWVGTGVAMGNAKKDVQKHADKVTDTVLNGGVSQEINKVLKTQKKQKDSK, encoded by the coding sequence ATGATTAAAATGATAGTTACAGATATTGACGGAACAATATTTAGAAATAAAAAAATTCATGAGCTTGATAAACAAGCTATTTTAGATGCTCAAGCTCATGGAATTTTTTTCACACTAGCAACTGGTAGAAGTGCTAAAAACATTTGACCAATTGCTAAACAACTAGAGTTAAAAGATCTAGAAGTGCCAATTATCGGACATAATGGTGGTCAAATTTATAAATTTAATGAGAATGGTACTTTTGAAATCATTTATGATTTTAATTTTACAAAAGAAGATAATGATACAATTTTTGCCCTTGCCAAAAAATACAAAGTTCATATTTATTCATATTGTGCAAATCCTGATATTGCTTTTGTGACTAATCGTCGTAACCCAATTTTTGTTTCTTTTAGAATTCATTCTAAAAGAAAAAGTTATACATATAATCAACAAACTTGTGCTTTGGGTGAAATCTCTAAAATGATTGTTTTTGGTAAAACAAAAAAAATGATTGCTTTTAGAAAAGAAGTTGAAGCTTTAGGATTTCCGACTTTCTCTTTTTCACGTGTAACTAATGCTAAACAAAATATTGAAATTGCTCCAAGAGGAATTAATAAAGCAAAAGGCATTGAATTTGTTGCTAAACAATTCAATATAAAACCAGAAGAAATTATGTTTTTTGGCGATGGTGAAAACGATATTGATGCACTTAAGTGAGTGGGGACTGGTGTTGCCATGGGAAATGCTAAAAAAGATGTTCAAAAACATGCTGATAAAGTGACTGATACAGTTTTAAATGGTGGTGTGTCTCAAGAAATTAATAAAGTTTTAAAAACACAAAAAAAGCAAAAAGATAGTAAATAA
- a CDS encoding pyrroline-5-carboxylate reductase family protein, with amino-acid sequence MKVGIIGLGHMGSSLVKGMQNDHVQILGYHYDDQKSVNLSKELDIQVTSNLSEFVQTTDLIILSVRTNIVSSIIDQIKNLAQDKIILSLISGLSIPKMLAMFDHPNQKIVRIMPNLNAEIQMSATGICYTNNFSQLEKDEINSLVQNFGEIYEIPEEQFEIFTILGGVSPAWFFKMINVMQEIGVEHGMNTELAKKVATQAGIGSLTNLMQSKYSPLELMNQVAVPGGVTIESIKVLNEHQFDEIIKKATKKALEKDKKTFSK; translated from the coding sequence ATGAAAGTTGGAATTATTGGGTTAGGACATATGGGGTCTTCATTGGTCAAAGGAATGCAAAATGATCATGTGCAAATTTTAGGTTATCACTATGATGACCAAAAAAGTGTTAATTTATCAAAAGAATTGGATATCCAAGTTACTTCAAATCTCTCAGAGTTTGTCCAAACAACAGATTTAATCATCTTATCTGTGAGAACGAATATTGTTAGTTCAATTATTGATCAAATTAAAAATCTTGCTCAAGATAAAATCATTTTAAGTTTAATTTCGGGTTTATCAATTCCAAAAATGCTTGCAATGTTTGATCATCCAAATCAAAAAATCGTCCGCATTATGCCTAACCTAAATGCTGAAATTCAAATGAGTGCAACAGGCATTTGTTATACAAATAATTTCTCCCAATTAGAAAAAGATGAAATCAATTCTCTGGTTCAAAATTTTGGAGAAATTTATGAAATTCCAGAAGAACAATTTGAAATTTTTACAATTCTTGGTGGTGTTAGTCCTGCTTGATTTTTCAAAATGATTAATGTGATGCAAGAAATTGGTGTTGAACATGGAATGAATACAGAACTTGCCAAAAAAGTCGCAACCCAAGCCGGAATTGGAAGTTTAACTAACTTAATGCAAAGTAAATATTCCCCTTTAGAATTAATGAACCAAGTCGCTGTTCCAGGTGGTGTGACGATTGAATCGATAAAAGTTTTAAACGAACATCAATTCGATGAGATAATTAAAAAAGCAACAAAAAAAGCCTTAGAAAAGGATAAAAAGACTTTTTCTAAGTAG
- a CDS encoding alpha/beta hydrolase, producing the protein MKKYKYNWWRILLLVITFPFSILIGIIFKTKFLQFCFEYNRESDIQEFLEDLKKKNMQLEIPIDLIETFDIKTDKGNISTLKLMHENSDKWVIGLHGWTENKFLALRLVMHIYNMGYNVITFDSFAHGQSYGEKTDVGYSAIPLLDQVIKYLKKNYQPKEIGLIGNSMGASTAILYGEIGAYTSDIKWVIADCGFSNLNDQFNWKMEQMYKINWIFLNMFIPCGFKKITGLDPRQFDLLEKIYYDIPTMFIHSTTDSFVPYLMSQKMFEKRNNPNDILWTPTGPDHVKVIADLNHEYKEKTKKFINKKLAK; encoded by the coding sequence ATGAAAAAATATAAATATAATTGATGAAGAATTCTCTTATTAGTAATCACATTTCCATTTTCAATTTTGATCGGGATTATATTCAAAACTAAATTCCTACAATTTTGTTTTGAATATAATCGTGAAAGTGATATTCAAGAATTTTTAGAAGACTTAAAAAAGAAAAATATGCAATTAGAAATTCCGATTGATCTAATAGAAACATTTGATATCAAAACAGATAAAGGCAATATTAGTACTTTGAAATTAATGCATGAAAATTCTGATAAATGAGTTATTGGGTTACATGGTTGAACTGAAAATAAATTTCTCGCTTTGAGGTTGGTAATGCACATTTACAACATGGGTTATAACGTGATCACTTTTGATAGTTTTGCTCATGGCCAAAGTTATGGTGAAAAAACCGATGTCGGTTATTCAGCCATTCCTTTACTTGATCAAGTGATCAAGTATTTGAAAAAGAACTATCAACCTAAAGAAATAGGATTAATCGGAAATAGTATGGGTGCTTCAACCGCTATTTTATATGGAGAAATCGGAGCTTATACAAGTGATATAAAATGAGTTATCGCTGATTGTGGTTTCTCTAATTTAAATGATCAATTTAATTGAAAAATGGAACAGATGTATAAGATTAATTGAATCTTTTTAAATATGTTTATTCCTTGTGGGTTTAAAAAAATAACAGGCTTAGACCCAAGGCAATTCGATTTATTAGAAAAAATTTATTACGATATTCCAACCATGTTTATTCATTCTACAACCGATAGTTTCGTACCATATTTGATGAGTCAAAAAATGTTTGAAAAACGCAACAATCCAAATGATATTTTGTGAACACCAACTGGTCCAGATCATGTTAAAGTGATTGCTGATCTCAATCATGAATACAAAGAAAAAACAAAAAAATTTATCAATAAAAAACTTGCCAAGTAA
- a CDS encoding dihydroorotate dehydrogenase, producing MRAKLKTYISDLELKNPILIPAGPAVYGEALDTFFDIQALGAITTKTITLEPKIGNKGHKLLDYPGGYLNSIGLKNVGLKKFISEKLEFLKTVDVPLIVSIAGNTELEFIELIKALDKEDRISAIEINLSCPNVNNKHILFDSDPTQVYDLLSKLRNLTNKKLFVKLSPNIYTIVAVSISCKKAGIDALVVINTLPGMRFDLKTKTPIFENKTGGLSGSAIKPLALKLVYDISNAVDIPIIGMGGISTTDDVIEMLIAGASVVGIGSAIMKDPIVITKILSELPNKLQELGIESIDSLVKEIRRTRLWNQNQSSL from the coding sequence ATGAGAGCAAAATTAAAAACTTACATCAGTGATTTAGAATTAAAAAATCCAATTTTAATCCCTGCTGGCCCAGCAGTTTATGGCGAAGCATTAGATACATTTTTTGATATTCAAGCATTGGGTGCGATCACAACAAAAACAATTACTTTGGAACCAAAAATTGGAAATAAAGGTCACAAATTATTAGATTATCCTGGTGGTTATTTGAATTCAATTGGGTTAAAAAATGTCGGTCTTAAAAAATTTATTTCAGAAAAATTAGAATTTCTTAAAACAGTTGATGTGCCATTAATTGTCAGTATTGCTGGTAACACAGAGTTGGAATTTATAGAATTAATTAAAGCACTGGATAAAGAAGATAGAATATCGGCAATTGAGATTAATTTAAGTTGTCCAAATGTAAATAATAAACATATTCTTTTTGATAGTGATCCAACTCAAGTTTATGACTTGTTATCAAAGTTAAGAAACTTAACAAATAAAAAACTTTTTGTAAAATTAAGTCCTAATATTTACACAATTGTAGCAGTGTCTATAAGTTGTAAAAAAGCTGGTATTGATGCTCTTGTAGTTATAAACACATTACCAGGAATGCGTTTTGATCTCAAAACTAAAACTCCGATATTTGAAAATAAAACAGGAGGATTATCTGGGAGCGCAATCAAACCACTGGCTTTAAAATTAGTTTATGATATCTCAAATGCTGTTGATATTCCGATTATTGGAATGGGTGGAATTTCAACAACTGATGATGTGATTGAAATGTTAATCGCTGGAGCTAGTGTGGTTGGAATCGGGTCAGCAATCATGAAAGACCCAATTGTGATTACAAAGATTTTAAGCGAATTACCAAATAAATTACAAGAATTAGGCATTGAATCAATCGACTCATTAGTCAAAGAAATTAGGAGGACTAGATTATGAAATCAAAACCAATCATCGCTTTAG